GAACACGTTCACGGCGCGCGAATCGGGTGACGTGTCGTTCGCCCCGCCGCTCCCGGGCGACGTCGACCACGTCGAACTGAACGCGGAGACGCTGTACGTCCAGTCGGGGTCGTACCTCGCGGGCGCCGAGGGACTCGACGTAGACACCGACTTCGGGGGCGCACGCTCCTTCTTCGGCGGGGAGGGGTTGTTCCTCCTGCGCGTCTCTGGGACTGGACCGCTGTTTCTGTCGAGCTACGGCGCCATCGAGTCGGTCGACCTCGACGAGCGCGGCTCGTTCGTCGTCGACACCGGCCACATCGTCGCGTTCGAGGACACCGCCGACTTCACCGTCCGGAAGGTGGGCGGTCTGCGCTCGACGCTCACCAGCGGCGAGGGGCTCGTCTGTGAGTTCTCCGGGTCGGGGACCGTCTGGCTCCAGTCGCGCAGTCAGGACGCGTTCCTCTCGTGGCTGATCCCGAAGCTCCCGACGCAGACGAACTCGGCCTGAGGCGCCACCGCTGGCGTCCCGTCCGGTCGCACGGTCCCAGCGCCGTGCGAATTCCCGCACCGGCTAACCGCCCGGTCCGTGAACCGGACGGCGATGCGACTCGTCCGGACCCTCGTCCCCGAGGACGGCCTCGCGGCCGTCGAATCCGTCCTCGACGGCTACGACATCGACTACGTCGTCGTCAACGAGGCGGGCGACACAGACGCCGAGGGGCTCCTCGTCGAGTTTCCGGTGCCGACGCAGGCGGTCGAGTCCGTGCTGGCGGAGGTCCGCGAGGCGCGGGAGGCCGACCACGGCGGGTCGGAGGAGCCGCCGGAAGACGCCTACACCGTCGTCACGAGCGCCGAGTCCGTGTTCGCACCCCACGTCGACGAACTGGAGGCGCGGTTCGTCACCGGCACCGAGGAGGACGACGCAATCCCGACCGAGGAGATTCGCTCGACGGCGCTGGACATGACGCCGAGTCCACTGACGTACTACTCGATGACGCTGTTGAGCGCGCTCGTCGCGACGGCGGGGCTGCTGCTCGACGCTCCCGCCATCGTCGTCGGGTCGATGGTGATCGCGCCGCTCATCGGGTCGGCGCTGACTGCGAGCGTCGGGACGGTGCTCGACGAGCGGCGGATGCTGTGGGAGGGGCTCAAGACGCAACTCCTCGGGCTGGCGCTTGCGATCGCGGCGGCGACGGCGTTCAGCCTGGCGCTGCGATCGGCGGCGTTCCTCCCGCCGGCCCTCGACGTGACCACGACCCGCCAGATCGCCAACCGGATCTCGCCGGGGCTGTTGTCGGTCGTCGTCGGCGTCTGCGCGGGCGCTGCCGGGGCGTTCGGCCTCGCAACTGGTGTCTCCGTCGCACTCGTTGGCGTCATGGTCGCGGCGGCGCTGGTGCCGGCGGCCGCCGCCGTCGGCATCGGCATCGCGTGGCGCGTGCCGTCAGTCGCGCTCGGCGCGTTCCTCCTGTTGGTGTTGAACGCGCTGGCGATCCACCTCGCGGCGGCAGCCGTCTTGTGGCACCTCGGCTACCGCCCGGACGACGCGACGGCCAACCGCGACGGCGGCCTCCCGTGGTCCCGCTACGCCTCCGTCGCCGCGGTCGCGCTGGTCGTCCTCGCACTGTTCGTCGCTGCCGGCGCGACTGTCGGGACCCAGATCGCCTTCGAGCGACAGGCCAACGTCGTCGCCGCAGACGTGGTCGACGAGGAGCGCTACGAGGCGCTGGAACTCGTCTCCGTCACCACCGAGTTCGGGCTCCCGGACGCGCTCCTCGCTTCGGGAGACCGCGCGGTCACGGTCGTCGTCTCGCGCCCGGTCGACCGGCGCTACCCGGACCTCGCGCGAACCATCGCCGACGGCATCGAACGCGAGACGGGTAACCGTGTGGCGGTGACCGTCGAGTTCGTCGACCGCCAACGCGTTTCCGCGCCGGCGAGGGCGGTCGGGAGCAGTCGATCGCGGTAACCCTCACGTTTTATCACCTAGTATCGACGATCGGTAGTCATGGGAGTAACTGACAAGCGAGTGGGCGAGCCGGAGCGTCCGAGCGAGCCGCGGGAGGCGCCGCCGACGGGGGTTCGAGGACTTGTGACACGGGTGCGCGAACGGCTGGCCGAGTGGTCGCGAGTCCACGCGCGGATGCAGGTGGAACTGCTCGCGGGCCAACCGCGGGACCGCTGAGCGACCGCCGAGGCGCGTCGTGGGCTCGGCGCCGCCTCAGACCGCGCAGTTGTTGCGTCCAGTCTCCAGCGTGACCGTCTCGGTCGCGTCTGCTGGCTCGTCGACGCCGCGGTTGATCCGGATCACGCGCTCGTAGTTCGCAGGCTTCTCCGGTAAGTCACCGGTCATCCGGTCGACGAACGCCGCCTCGTCGAGGCCGTACAGTGCGAGGCCGTCGAGCACGTCTCCCAGGCGGGCGCCGACGAGCGAGCCCGGTTCGGCGGTCGCCCACGTCCCGTCGGAGTCCACGTGGACGTGGCCCGGGAGGACGGTCAGATCTTCGGGCAAGGCTCCGAACACCTCGTGGAGCGTCTGGTGGGCCATCCGGGCGCCCTCGGCGGCGCCTTCCTCGCCGAACTGGAGTTCCGTCCGCCCCACCGAGTCGACGAACAGCGCGTCGCCGGTGAGCACGGCGTGGTCGCCGAGACGGTAGCTGACGAGTTCGGACGTGTGACCGGGCGTCGACAGCGCCGTCAGGTCGGTGTCGCCGACGGCGAGCGTCTCCCCGTCGGCGAGCGGCGCGTAGTCGATGGCCACGTCGCGCTCGATTGCGCCCTCGCCGAGTCGGTACGGGACGCCGAGCCGGTCCGCGAGCGCGCGGCCCCCACTGATGTGGTCGGCGTGGACGTGCGTGTCGAGCACCGCCGTAATCGTCAGGTCCCGCTCGGCGGCGGCCGCGAGGTACTGGTCGACGTGGCGACCGGGGTCGACGACGACCGCCTCGCCCGCCGAGCGCGACCCGACGAGATACGAGAGGCAGCCCTTCCCGCGGCGGCCGAACTGGACGACGACGAGGTCGTCGGACGGTTCGAACACCGCCGTCTCGTACAGGTCGTTCCAGTCGCGCATCCCGCCGGAGACGGCGGCCACGTCGTCCCACCCGGCGCGGTCCATGCGGACCGCGAGGTTCGCTGAGGTGACCCCCTTCCCGCAGATGGTGAGCACCGGGCGCTCGGAGGGGGCGACCTCGCGCAACGTCGCGAGTTGCTCATCGGAGAGCGCCTCGGTCGGGCCGAACGGGAACGACACCGCGCCCGGGACGCGCCACGACTCGTAGCTGTCGACGGGTCTCGTATCGAGCAGCGTGAACTCTCGGCGGTCGTCGATCGCGTCCGCGAGCCACCGCGCGCTGTGTACCTCGATCATGCTGTCTTGTGTTCGGCGGACACTATAATGCGTTCCGGAGGGGCACTCGTCCGCGTCCGCTACGTACGTCGGTCGCTCCGAGCCAGCGAACGCTTGTCGGGTTCACGCAATCGAGTCCGGTGGCTACCGGGGGTACCCGACACCGCCGCCGGATGTGGGAGTAGGGTGGGCGTTCGTCCGCGGACGGCGAGAGAAACTCCGCGTCTGTCGCTGACTTGGGCGGATTAGCTAGCGAACGGTGTGCTGTTCCGGTGGAACATCGACAAACCAAACGTATTTGGTTGCCACACTCGAATCCCGAGTAGACGCAGATGGACCTGACCAGCAGCCAGCGCGACATCCTCAACACCCTCGTCAACGGGTACGAGACCGACGAGTCACCGATGCCGGCGACCGAGATCGCGGAGGTCTGCGACCGGCACGTCGGCACGATCCGCAACTTGATGCAGATGATGAAGTCGTTGGGCCTCGTCGAGGGCGTTCCGGGGTCAGAGGGAGGGTACGTCCCCACCGACGCGGCGTACGAGGCACTCGACCGCGACCGCGCGGGCGGCGAGGAGATGCTCGGCCTCGCCCACGACTTCGACCGCGTCGACGTGGCGGTGGAGTCGATCGGCTTCACGAACGTCCACCACCCGGAGAAGTGCCGCGCTCGCGTGACGTTCCGCGAGTCCGTCGCCCGTTTCGACGTCGGTGACCCGGTGATCGTCGGCCCGACGCCGAACGGCCTCGTCATCGCGGGCGAAGTCGAGGCGACCGACGAGGGACACAACGTCCTCCATCTCGCAGTGTACAACCTCGAGGCGCCCCTCTCCGAGTAGCGGCGTCGCGACGCTGGGTCGCTACTCCCCCGTCTCGAACTTCAGTTCTAACTCGTGGAACGGCCCCGGGTCGGGCCGATCTGCCGTCGTCGGCGGCGTGGAGCGTTTGTGCTGCGACCGCACGTGCGCTTGCGCACAGCGGCGCACGACCACCGGATCGACCCCCTGCGCCGCGGCGGTCCGGGTGATGCCGATGTCCCGATCGACGAGGCCCTCGAGCACGCCGTCGACGGTCGCTGCGGACCGTTCGATGTCCATCTCGGCGTCGGGCTCTGCTCCGACCGTCGCTCCCACGTCGGCGGACTGCTCGACCACGGAGTCAGGGAGGTCGAGGTGGCGACCCAGCGCCGCGACCTCTGTACGGTACAGCCCACCGAGGGGGCGGAGGTCGACGGCTTCGTCGCCGAACTTCGTCACGCGGCCCAACTGGAGGTCGGTCCGGTCGGTCGTCCCGAGCACGAGGTCAGTCTCCGTGTTGGCGACGTAGTAGGCGCACGCCATCCGCACTCGGGAGACGAGGTTCGCGAGTTCGCGGACGCCTGCGCGTTCGGTAACCTCGTGGGGGAGTGCCGACTCCATCTCGACGACGAGCGGGCGGACGTTGACGCGGTCGAACTCGATGCCGAGGTCGTCCGCGATCACGGCGGGGTCGGGACGGTCGAGGCGGCTAGTCTTGTGACACGGAAGGTGGAGACCGTACACACGCTCTGGGCCGAGCGCGTCGGCGGCGAGGGCGGCGACGACGCTGGAGCCGACATCGCCCGATAGCCGGACGACGACGCGCCGTGCGCCGGCGGTTTCGACGCGCTCGCGGACGAACGAGGTGAGGTCGTCGGCGACGTGGCCGACTCGCTCGCCCCCGGTCACGAGGCCGTCGCCGCCGTCGAGTACACGGAGTGGTCGCGGCGGGGCCGACGGTCGCGTCCGCTTGTGTGCCGTGCGGTGCATCCGCGCGGCCTGTTCGGCGACCGTCGCCGGGTCCGCGTCGAGTCGGTCGACGACAGCCGCCGGGGGTCTGACGCCCCGCTCGCCGGCGTCGAGGGCGTCGACGACGCGGTCGAGGGTCGCGTACGTGGCCCCAAGGTCGGCCTCGTCGGTCTGCCCGTCCCAGAAGCCCGCAGTCGGCGCCTTCTCGCGGATCTGCTCGGGGACTCCGAGGTGGGCGGCGAGCGTGCGCACCTCTCCTTTGTCGTACTCACCGAGCGGGAGGAGGTCGACGCCGCCGTCGCCGTACTTCGTGTAGTAGCCGAGGAGTCGCTCCGTCCGGTTGGCGGTGCCGACCACGAGCCGGTTGGTCGCGTTCGCGACGAAGTACGCTGCCGCCATGCGGAGACGCGCCGCCAGGTTACCAGCGGCGTACTCGTCGCCGGCAGGGGCGATCCGAGGGGCGAGGTGTCGCCTGAACACGTCGACCGCCGGGGCGAGCGGCGCCGTCGCGTGGTCGACACCGAGGGTCGTCGCCCACTCGCGGGCGTCGTCTGTGTCCTCGTCGCGCGTCTCGGCGGTCGGCAACGCCAGCGTGTACACGTTGTCCGCCCCGAGCGCCTCCACGGCCACCGCCGCGGTCGTCGCTGAATCGACGCCCCCGGACAGCGCGACGACCGCGCCGTCCGCATCGGCGTCGTCGACTGTCTCGCGGACGAGACGGACCGCGCGGTCACACAGGAGTTCGGGTGGCCGGGACTCGCTGGTGTTCGCGGTGGTGTCCCGTATCCCGTGACTGCCGATCGACACGGTCACTCACCTCCACCCGTCGCGCGGTCGACGTCGGGCGGCGCCTCCCCGGCGGACGGGCCGCTCGGGAGCGGGACGGCGACGTCGGACTGGATCCACGCGCTCGTGTGGTTCCGGTCGTAGACGATGATGGCGCCGTCTTGGAGCGAGATGCGTGCGTACCGGTCGTCGTCGGACTGGTGGGTCGGCTCGGAGGCGGTGTCGGCGGGGATGTCGTCGCTCATGGGGTTGGGACGGGTTCGGTTTGGCTTGGCTGGCGGCCCCTGCCGCTGCCGGGGAACTTCGATTGATCGATACGGGATCTACCTGTGTGTGTAGTGCTCGTATGTGCTGTATTGCCTGAATCGTTGGAGGGTTCGTCAGTCAATTTGGGGACAAGCATTCCGAATCGGCTATTTCTGCTCACGCTGATGAACACCTCGTCAGGACCCTAAAGAGTTCCGTACAATGACCTAGTTATGATACGATACCGCCTGAGTATTATGACTGTATTAGGTTTCTGAGTTATGGATGGGAAGAACAAAGCCGGATCAATGTAGATCCGTTCAGAATTGGGTGGTGGGCTGAGATACGGCGAGATCGGGCCGTGATCGGTGGAAATGACGTCGGCAGTGCCGCTGCGGGGCGATGGAGCGAATCGACGCGCCGAGTCAGGTCGGCAAGGTATGGATAACTCCCAACGTACGGACAAACTACTTCGACGAGAGGGATCCGGTATCCACCCTGACTCGTCGGTGCCCGCGAATAACTAATTATGTACGAATGACACGTGGTCTCGATGAAAGTCACCTACCTCGAATCAGCTGCGATTCTGGTCGAGACCGACGACGTCACCATCCTCTGTGACCCGTGGTTGCTCGACGGTGCGTACTACGGCTCGTGGGCACACTACCCCGAGCCACCGTTCGAGCCGGAGGACTTCAACGACGTCGACTACATCTACGTCTCGCACGTCCACCCGGATCACTTCCACCCGCCGACGCTGGAACGACTGGACACCGACATCCCGATCCTGATCCACGACTACCGCTGGGACTACTTGCGCGACGCCGTCGAAGACCTCGGCTTTGAGGCGATCGAGTTGGCCGACGGCGAGCGATTCGCTCTCGGCGGCGACACCGAGATCGCGATCCACGCCGCCGACGGCTGCGACCCGGAGCGGTGTGGCAACTTCTTCGGCTGTACGTGGTACGACAGCGACGCCGACACTCCCGGGTCGACGCAGGTGGACTCGATGGCGGTGATCTCAGACGGCGGCGAGGTGCTCGTCGACACGAACGACTGTCCGTACTCCATCGCCTTGCCAACGTGCGAGCGGATCAAACAGGAGTACGGCGAGATCGATATGCTGTGTCACCAGTACAGCGCGGCGCAGTTCTACCCGCAGGCGGTGACCAACTACGACCACGACAAGAAGATCGCCGAGCGCGACCGCGTGATCCAAGAGAAGTACGAGATCGCCACCCAGTTCATCGACCTGTTCGACCCGACGTACTACATGCCGTTCGCGGGTGAGTACGTCCTCGCGGGCAACCTCGCGCACCTCAACGAGTACACCGCGAATCCGCCCCGGGCCGACGCCAAGGAGTTCTTCGACGCGAACACGCCGCCCGAGAACGAGTGCGTGTTCCTCAACTCCGGCGAGTGGCTCGACGTGACGACGGGCGAGGTCTCCGCCCCGTTCCAGCCGTCGGACCCGGCGGAGAAACAGCGGTACATCGAGGAGGAACTCGCGC
This genomic interval from Halobaculum marinum contains the following:
- a CDS encoding DUF7331 family protein, translated to MSDDIPADTASEPTHQSDDDRYARISLQDGAIIVYDRNHTSAWIQSDVAVPLPSGPSAGEAPPDVDRATGGGE
- a CDS encoding TrmB family transcriptional regulator is translated as MDLTSSQRDILNTLVNGYETDESPMPATEIAEVCDRHVGTIRNLMQMMKSLGLVEGVPGSEGGYVPTDAAYEALDRDRAGGEEMLGLAHDFDRVDVAVESIGFTNVHHPEKCRARVTFRESVARFDVGDPVIVGPTPNGLVIAGEVEATDEGHNVLHLAVYNLEAPLSE
- the nadE gene encoding NAD(+) synthase, whose translation is MSIGSHGIRDTTANTSESRPPELLCDRAVRLVRETVDDADADGAVVALSGGVDSATTAAVAVEALGADNVYTLALPTAETRDEDTDDAREWATTLGVDHATAPLAPAVDVFRRHLAPRIAPAGDEYAAGNLAARLRMAAAYFVANATNRLVVGTANRTERLLGYYTKYGDGGVDLLPLGEYDKGEVRTLAAHLGVPEQIREKAPTAGFWDGQTDEADLGATYATLDRVVDALDAGERGVRPPAAVVDRLDADPATVAEQAARMHRTAHKRTRPSAPPRPLRVLDGGDGLVTGGERVGHVADDLTSFVRERVETAGARRVVVRLSGDVGSSVVAALAADALGPERVYGLHLPCHKTSRLDRPDPAVIADDLGIEFDRVNVRPLVVEMESALPHEVTERAGVRELANLVSRVRMACAYYVANTETDLVLGTTDRTDLQLGRVTKFGDEAVDLRPLGGLYRTEVAALGRHLDLPDSVVEQSADVGATVGAEPDAEMDIERSAATVDGVLEGLVDRDIGITRTAAAQGVDPVVVRRCAQAHVRSQHKRSTPPTTADRPDPGPFHELELKFETGE
- a CDS encoding TIGR00341 family protein, encoding MRLVRTLVPEDGLAAVESVLDGYDIDYVVVNEAGDTDAEGLLVEFPVPTQAVESVLAEVREAREADHGGSEEPPEDAYTVVTSAESVFAPHVDELEARFVTGTEEDDAIPTEEIRSTALDMTPSPLTYYSMTLLSALVATAGLLLDAPAIVVGSMVIAPLIGSALTASVGTVLDERRMLWEGLKTQLLGLALAIAAATAFSLALRSAAFLPPALDVTTTRQIANRISPGLLSVVVGVCAGAAGAFGLATGVSVALVGVMVAAALVPAAAAVGIGIAWRVPSVALGAFLLLVLNALAIHLAAAAVLWHLGYRPDDATANRDGGLPWSRYASVAAVALVVLALFVAAGATVGTQIAFERQANVVAADVVDEERYEALELVSVTTEFGLPDALLASGDRAVTVVVSRPVDRRYPDLARTIADGIERETGNRVAVTVEFVDRQRVSAPARAVGSSRSR
- a CDS encoding MBL fold metallo-hydrolase, which encodes MKVTYLESAAILVETDDVTILCDPWLLDGAYYGSWAHYPEPPFEPEDFNDVDYIYVSHVHPDHFHPPTLERLDTDIPILIHDYRWDYLRDAVEDLGFEAIELADGERFALGGDTEIAIHAADGCDPERCGNFFGCTWYDSDADTPGSTQVDSMAVISDGGEVLVDTNDCPYSIALPTCERIKQEYGEIDMLCHQYSAAQFYPQAVTNYDHDKKIAERDRVIQEKYEIATQFIDLFDPTYYMPFAGEYVLAGNLAHLNEYTANPPRADAKEFFDANTPPENECVFLNSGEWLDVTTGEVSAPFQPSDPAEKQRYIEEELAPRSFDYEADPRPTLEELQAFVEPAYEHMEAKRLRIGYETETTVLIPLVDDVCLELSMDGSGFDYTTALDTDAYDRWVKLDVDPRLLARLFESPHEAYWADAKIGSHVGISKKPDVYERGLFNVLGSFHTDGAVTRRGPGKQEEATSITTDGGDTQ
- a CDS encoding TIGR00266 family protein; this encodes MEYDITSRPSYALLTVSLDATESIRAESGAMVSHDAGIDIETNATGGFLKSVRRAFGGESFFQNTFTARESGDVSFAPPLPGDVDHVELNAETLYVQSGSYLAGAEGLDVDTDFGGARSFFGGEGLFLLRVSGTGPLFLSSYGAIESVDLDERGSFVVDTGHIVAFEDTADFTVRKVGGLRSTLTSGEGLVCEFSGSGTVWLQSRSQDAFLSWLIPKLPTQTNSA
- a CDS encoding MBL fold metallo-hydrolase, whose amino-acid sequence is MIEVHSARWLADAIDDRREFTLLDTRPVDSYESWRVPGAVSFPFGPTEALSDEQLATLREVAPSERPVLTICGKGVTSANLAVRMDRAGWDDVAAVSGGMRDWNDLYETAVFEPSDDLVVVQFGRRGKGCLSYLVGSRSAGEAVVVDPGRHVDQYLAAAAERDLTITAVLDTHVHADHISGGRALADRLGVPYRLGEGAIERDVAIDYAPLADGETLAVGDTDLTALSTPGHTSELVSYRLGDHAVLTGDALFVDSVGRTELQFGEEGAAEGARMAHQTLHEVFGALPEDLTVLPGHVHVDSDGTWATAEPGSLVGARLGDVLDGLALYGLDEAAFVDRMTGDLPEKPANYERVIRINRGVDEPADATETVTLETGRNNCAV